In one Microbacterium invictum genomic region, the following are encoded:
- a CDS encoding phage holin family protein produces MSDATPSEHKAATTSLGDLLGEVTRDVSTLMRQEVALAKAELKESAGKTAKGVGELGGAAYAAMMAIFFLSVALWWALSLLIGGGWAAVIVAVIWAAIALVLFAVGRGEMKKVQGAPQTVETLKEIPETLRRNEENR; encoded by the coding sequence ATGTCCGACGCGACTCCCTCTGAGCACAAGGCCGCGACAACCTCGCTCGGCGACCTCCTGGGCGAGGTGACGCGAGACGTTTCCACCCTGATGCGTCAGGAGGTGGCCCTCGCCAAGGCCGAGCTGAAGGAGTCGGCGGGCAAGACCGCCAAGGGCGTCGGTGAGTTGGGCGGCGCGGCATACGCCGCGATGATGGCGATCTTCTTCCTGTCGGTCGCACTGTGGTGGGCGCTGTCCCTCCTGATCGGCGGAGGATGGGCCGCCGTCATCGTGGCCGTGATCTGGGCGGCCATCGCCCTGGTCCTCTTCGCCGTCGGACGCGGCGAGATGAAGAAGGTGCAGGGAGCTCCGCAGACCGTGGAGACCCTCAAGGAAATCCCCGAAACGTTGAGAAGGAATGAGGAGAACCGATGA
- a CDS encoding YbhB/YbcL family Raf kinase inhibitor-like protein — translation MRIDELTISSPDIPDLGDVPERFSADGGNAEPRLQITGVPEGTREVVVISHDPDAPLPNGFTHWVLYGLPPVDQTVDTAAATAGPNGAGKIGWYGPQPPAGHGRHHYYFWVYALDREVTGTPSREEFLRDYADAVIEQNRFVGHFQR, via the coding sequence ATGCGTATCGACGAACTCACGATCTCGAGCCCTGACATCCCCGACCTCGGCGACGTGCCCGAGCGCTTCTCGGCCGACGGTGGCAACGCCGAGCCCCGGCTGCAGATCACCGGCGTCCCCGAGGGGACCCGTGAGGTGGTCGTGATCTCGCATGACCCCGACGCGCCGCTGCCGAACGGCTTCACCCACTGGGTCCTCTACGGTCTGCCGCCGGTCGACCAGACCGTCGACACCGCCGCGGCGACCGCGGGCCCGAACGGGGCGGGGAAGATCGGATGGTACGGACCGCAGCCTCCTGCCGGCCACGGCCGCCACCACTACTACTTCTGGGTGTACGCCCTCGACCGCGAGGTGACAGGCACCCCCAGCCGCGAGGAGTTCCTGCGCGACTACGCCGACGCCGTCATCGAGCAGAACCGGTTCGTGGGGCACTTCCAGCGCTGA
- a CDS encoding DUF6325 family protein gives MVEFRYGPVELYLVGFDSDRPHPDAVAALREIIESGAVRLLDLVVLRKSAEGDIEMIEVEEENALGIEGIELFAAGLTASEDIDKLAELIAPGSSAVLVALEMTYARALAEKVAQSGGTVLTAERIPAPVVNAVADMIDAEEN, from the coding sequence ATGGTCGAGTTCCGGTACGGGCCGGTCGAGCTGTATCTGGTCGGCTTCGACAGCGATCGCCCCCACCCCGACGCCGTGGCAGCGCTCCGCGAGATCATCGAGTCGGGCGCGGTGCGCCTGCTCGACCTGGTGGTGCTGCGGAAGTCGGCCGAGGGCGACATCGAGATGATCGAGGTCGAGGAAGAGAACGCCCTCGGCATCGAGGGGATCGAGCTCTTCGCCGCAGGGCTCACCGCCTCGGAAGACATCGACAAGCTCGCCGAGCTCATCGCCCCGGGCAGCTCGGCGGTGCTCGTCGCCCTGGAGATGACGTACGCGCGCGCCCTCGCCGAGAAGGTCGCGCAGAGCGGCGGGACTGTGCTGACCGCCGAGCGGATCCCCGCACCGGTGGTCAACGCCGTGGCCGACATGATCGACGCAGAGGAGAACTGA
- a CDS encoding DUF72 domain-containing protein, translating into MARIGTSGWSYDHWNGVLYPPGLPSRERLAHYVREFDTVEVNATFYRWPRDITFAGWRARLPAGFRMTVKAPRGLTHGRRLHQPEQWLDRVAVGLHALADRRGPLLVQLPPDMERDDERLDWFLRRTPSWMCPVVEFRHASWHEEEVFSLLERRGAAYCVMSGAGLACILRATASLVYVRLHGPDTGALYAGSYSDADLTWWAERIREWEAQRHEVYAYFNNDGAGNAVRNARTLRSFLA; encoded by the coding sequence ATGGCACGCATCGGCACCTCCGGCTGGAGCTACGACCACTGGAACGGCGTGCTCTACCCGCCGGGTCTTCCCTCCCGCGAGCGTCTCGCGCACTACGTCCGTGAGTTCGACACAGTCGAGGTGAACGCCACCTTCTACCGCTGGCCTCGCGACATCACTTTCGCGGGCTGGCGGGCGCGTCTGCCGGCCGGGTTCCGGATGACGGTGAAGGCTCCCCGAGGGCTCACCCATGGGCGGAGGCTGCATCAACCCGAGCAGTGGCTCGACCGCGTAGCGGTCGGATTGCATGCGCTCGCCGACCGGCGCGGACCCCTTCTCGTGCAGCTGCCGCCCGACATGGAGCGCGACGACGAGCGCCTCGACTGGTTCCTGCGTCGCACCCCGTCGTGGATGTGTCCGGTAGTGGAGTTCCGTCACGCGTCGTGGCACGAAGAGGAGGTCTTCTCCCTCCTCGAGCGTCGCGGCGCCGCCTACTGCGTGATGAGCGGTGCGGGGCTGGCCTGCATCCTGCGCGCCACCGCGTCCCTCGTCTACGTCCGGTTGCACGGACCGGATACCGGCGCGCTCTATGCCGGCTCATACTCCGACGCCGACCTGACGTGGTGGGCCGAGCGCATCCGCGAATGGGAGGCCCAGCGGCACGAGGTGTACGCCTACTTCAACAACGACGGCGCCGGAAACGCGGTGCGCAATGCCCGAACGCTCCGGTCATTCCTCGCCTGA
- a CDS encoding YaeQ family protein codes for MAAGAVMHTFEVQLADVDRGVYDEVTVRAARHPSETDAYMVTRVLAYLLEYEDGVAFSGGISATEEPAVLIRDATGRITAWIEVGAPDAGRLHFGSKLADRTTVYTHRDPAKVRAGVAGKTIHRGEDIVLHSFDRGFIDAAVDALARRNTMTLSVTERQLYLDLNGTALSSAIHDQPLV; via the coding sequence ATGGCCGCCGGCGCAGTGATGCACACCTTCGAGGTGCAGCTCGCCGATGTCGACCGGGGTGTCTACGACGAGGTGACGGTGCGCGCAGCGCGGCATCCGTCCGAGACCGACGCGTACATGGTCACCCGGGTGCTGGCATACCTGCTCGAGTACGAAGACGGCGTCGCGTTCAGCGGGGGCATCTCGGCCACCGAGGAGCCCGCCGTGCTGATCCGCGATGCGACCGGCCGCATCACCGCGTGGATCGAGGTCGGAGCGCCCGACGCCGGGCGCCTGCACTTCGGCAGCAAGCTCGCCGATCGCACCACCGTGTACACCCACCGCGATCCGGCGAAGGTGCGGGCGGGCGTGGCCGGCAAGACGATCCACCGCGGCGAGGACATCGTGCTGCACAGCTTCGACCGGGGCTTCATCGACGCCGCGGTCGACGCGCTGGCGCGGCGGAACACGATGACGCTGTCGGTGACCGAGCGGCAGCTCTATCTCGACCTCAACGGCACGGCTCTCAGCTCGGCGATCCACGACCAGCCTCTCGTCTGA
- a CDS encoding SHOCT domain-containing protein: MPFRRMGRPGLLGLAARTAVVAGTASAVSGAMQGSRERKSQAQYEQEQYQAAQQQAQMDAAAQAAVAAQMPQAAAPAASAPAAGGGDDMIARLQQLAAMKQAGVLTEEEFAAAKAKLLG, translated from the coding sequence ATGCCCTTCCGACGCATGGGACGCCCGGGCCTCCTGGGCCTCGCCGCCCGCACCGCCGTGGTCGCCGGGACCGCATCCGCCGTGAGCGGTGCGATGCAGGGATCGCGCGAGCGCAAGTCGCAGGCGCAGTACGAGCAGGAGCAGTACCAGGCCGCGCAGCAGCAGGCGCAGATGGATGCGGCGGCGCAGGCCGCCGTCGCCGCACAGATGCCGCAGGCTGCCGCGCCCGCGGCATCCGCTCCGGCTGCCGGGGGAGGCGACGACATGATCGCGCGCCTGCAGCAGCTCGCCGCCATGAAGCAGGCCGGGGTGCTGACCGAGGAGGAGTTCGCGGCCGCGAAGGCGAAGCTCCTCGGCTGA
- a CDS encoding YihY/virulence factor BrkB family protein, whose product MTSDTAEHDRTTEAAPDPEAPSKPDSPDELHKRSWKYVLGKTAREFSSDQCTDIAAALTYYSVLSIFPGLVAVFSLLGVLGQGDAAAGTVLGILDQVAPGDTAQALRGPIEQLAESPAAGLALITGVLLAIWSASGYVGAFSRAMNRIYEIEEGRPFWKLKPAQLVITVIGIALILVCVIILVVSGPVTEAVGRALGLDEVVQTVWSIAKWPVLAVIVVLMVAILYYATPNAKQPKFRWLSLGALLAIVVLVVATAGFAFYIANFSNYDRTYGSLAGVIVFLLWLWIANLALLFGAEFDAELERGRELQGGIAAEKDIQLPPRDTRKSDKAAEKERRDVEEGRRLRTGAAQSGGSGEE is encoded by the coding sequence ATGACCAGCGACACCGCAGAGCACGACCGCACCACCGAGGCGGCCCCTGATCCCGAGGCTCCGAGCAAACCGGATTCGCCCGATGAACTGCACAAACGGTCTTGGAAGTACGTGCTCGGCAAGACGGCGCGGGAGTTCTCCTCCGACCAGTGCACCGACATCGCCGCCGCGCTCACCTACTACTCGGTGCTGTCGATCTTCCCCGGCCTCGTGGCGGTGTTCTCGTTGCTCGGCGTGCTCGGACAGGGTGACGCCGCGGCGGGCACGGTTCTCGGCATCCTCGACCAGGTCGCTCCCGGAGACACCGCGCAGGCACTTCGCGGGCCGATCGAGCAGCTCGCGGAGTCCCCGGCGGCCGGGCTCGCGCTGATCACAGGCGTCCTGCTGGCGATCTGGTCGGCGTCGGGTTACGTCGGCGCCTTCAGCCGGGCGATGAATCGCATCTACGAGATCGAAGAGGGGCGTCCGTTCTGGAAGCTGAAGCCCGCGCAGCTCGTCATCACCGTGATCGGCATCGCGCTGATCCTCGTGTGCGTGATCATCCTCGTCGTCTCGGGCCCCGTCACCGAGGCGGTAGGCCGCGCGCTGGGGCTCGACGAGGTGGTGCAGACCGTCTGGTCGATCGCCAAGTGGCCCGTGCTCGCGGTCATCGTCGTCCTGATGGTGGCGATCCTGTACTACGCGACCCCCAACGCCAAGCAGCCGAAGTTCCGGTGGCTGAGTCTCGGGGCGCTGCTGGCCATCGTGGTCCTCGTGGTGGCCACCGCCGGGTTCGCCTTCTACATCGCCAATTTCTCCAACTACGACCGCACCTACGGGTCGCTCGCCGGGGTCATCGTCTTCCTGCTGTGGCTGTGGATCGCCAACCTCGCACTTCTCTTCGGCGCCGAGTTCGACGCCGAGCTCGAACGGGGCCGCGAGCTGCAGGGCGGGATCGCCGCCGAGAAGGACATCCAGCTACCGCCCCGCGACACTCGGAAGAGCGACAAGGCTGCCGAGAAGGAGCGCCGGGATGTCGAGGAAGGCCGCCGTCTTCGCACCGGGGCCGCGCAATCGGGCGGATCAGGCGAGGAATGA
- a CDS encoding transporter substrate-binding domain-containing protein yields the protein MVDRRKARESGRRSSRRSLAAAAFGVALLLTGCGQPLMPADPDGTLQDVRGDVLHAGVTPNGDLMNVSGDEPSGYEADAIRAFAESLDADVEWTVGAEETLVRGLEDGTLDLVAGGITDKTPWTDKAGVTRAYREVVDDQGGTHMLVMLVPLGENAFLSELEEFLSAHVEQGDG from the coding sequence GTGGTCGATCGGAGGAAGGCCCGTGAGAGCGGCAGGAGGAGTTCGCGACGATCCCTGGCCGCCGCCGCTTTCGGCGTGGCACTGCTGCTCACCGGGTGCGGGCAGCCGCTCATGCCCGCCGACCCTGACGGGACGCTGCAGGACGTCCGCGGCGACGTGCTGCATGCCGGGGTCACACCGAACGGTGACCTCATGAACGTTTCCGGCGATGAACCGTCCGGCTACGAGGCCGACGCGATCCGCGCCTTCGCCGAATCGCTCGATGCCGACGTGGAGTGGACCGTCGGCGCGGAGGAGACGCTTGTTCGGGGCCTCGAAGACGGCACCCTCGATCTCGTCGCCGGGGGCATCACCGATAAGACACCGTGGACCGACAAGGCCGGTGTCACGCGCGCCTATCGCGAGGTGGTCGACGATCAGGGAGGCACGCACATGCTCGTCATGCTCGTGCCGCTCGGTGAGAACGCCTTCCTCTCCGAGCTCGAGGAGTTCCTCTCCGCACATGTGGAACAGGGCGACGGATGA
- a CDS encoding DUF3618 domain-containing protein codes for MSDSPEAIRADIERTRRELGGDVDALADKVSPSKIMERQTNKVKGVVGSVRDRLMGAADDAGSTLAGAGDAVGSATHRVATKAEGNPLAVGLMAFAAGLLVASLVPASAKEKELADTVKDKAQPLVDEVTEVAKEAGSHLREPVKEAAAAVKESAIDSAGTVKDEATTAAAEVKGQADTSRQHLAG; via the coding sequence ATGAGTGATTCACCGGAAGCCATCCGCGCCGATATCGAGCGGACCCGGCGCGAGCTCGGCGGCGACGTCGATGCTCTGGCTGATAAGGTCTCGCCGTCGAAGATCATGGAGCGCCAGACGAACAAAGTGAAGGGTGTCGTGGGATCGGTCCGTGACCGATTGATGGGGGCCGCGGATGACGCAGGCTCCACACTCGCCGGCGCCGGTGACGCGGTCGGCTCTGCGACCCACCGGGTCGCGACGAAGGCCGAGGGCAACCCCCTGGCCGTGGGTCTGATGGCCTTCGCGGCAGGCCTGCTCGTCGCCTCCCTCGTTCCGGCATCGGCCAAGGAGAAGGAACTCGCCGACACCGTGAAAGACAAGGCACAGCCGCTCGTCGACGAGGTGACCGAGGTCGCCAAGGAGGCGGGGTCACACCTGCGCGAGCCTGTGAAGGAGGCGGCGGCCGCGGTGAAGGAGTCCGCGATCGATTCGGCGGGCACGGTCAAAGACGAGGCGACCACCGCCGCGGCAGAGGTCAAGGGCCAGGCCGACACGTCTCGGCAGCACTTGGCAGGCTGA
- a CDS encoding universal stress protein: protein MSEVIAVGLTDAPVADRALAWAATRARDRRQRLRLISILGGAVGVVGEDALVQGLLAAMRERAERAAAGLRAEGLEVEVIVERGNPTEKLIAAAEGAALLVIGSDHRGPEAGATRGPHGFRIVSTASCPVVVVPDVELGERRGVVVGVDGSETSEHAVAWAAAEADRLGEPLIAVGAWVPLPSRSHGHYPEQYLQNMQALTEENLSIALAGLRGRYPDLEIVARAERGHPAEMINRHAATARLVVVGTHGRGAFRRFVLGSVSYDVLADLAAVTAAVR, encoded by the coding sequence ATGTCCGAGGTGATTGCCGTCGGGCTGACCGACGCGCCCGTGGCCGACCGTGCGCTCGCGTGGGCGGCAACCCGCGCCCGTGACCGGCGGCAGCGCCTGAGGCTGATCTCGATCCTCGGCGGCGCAGTCGGTGTCGTGGGGGAGGATGCCCTCGTGCAGGGCCTCCTCGCGGCGATGCGCGAACGGGCCGAAAGGGCCGCCGCGGGCCTTCGCGCCGAGGGGCTCGAGGTCGAGGTGATCGTCGAGCGCGGCAACCCGACCGAGAAGCTCATCGCCGCCGCCGAGGGGGCGGCGCTGCTGGTGATCGGCAGCGATCATCGCGGCCCGGAGGCCGGTGCGACGCGGGGCCCGCACGGCTTCCGCATCGTCTCCACCGCGTCCTGCCCCGTGGTCGTCGTGCCCGACGTCGAGCTCGGCGAGCGTCGGGGCGTGGTCGTCGGTGTCGACGGGTCCGAGACCTCGGAGCACGCGGTGGCCTGGGCCGCCGCCGAGGCCGACCGTCTCGGCGAGCCGCTGATCGCCGTGGGCGCGTGGGTGCCGCTCCCCTCCCGCAGCCACGGCCACTACCCCGAGCAGTACCTGCAGAACATGCAGGCCCTCACCGAGGAGAACCTGTCGATCGCCCTCGCGGGGCTCCGAGGCCGGTATCCCGACCTCGAGATCGTCGCGCGCGCGGAGCGCGGGCACCCGGCCGAGATGATCAACCGTCACGCCGCGACGGCCCGGCTGGTCGTGGTCGGAACGCACGGTCGCGGCGCGTTCCGCCGTTTCGTGCTCGGCTCGGTGAGCTACGACGTGCTCGCCGATCTCGCGGCCGTGACGGCCGCCGTCCGCTGA
- a CDS encoding LysR family transcriptional regulator, with the protein MDVRRLDLLRELAERGSITAVAAATHRTPSAVSQQLKVLEREAGLPLTERVGRGIQLTSAGHALARSAGDVAVALERASALWDEFRNHPSGEVRLATFPSAGQVLLPGVLHEVSRTPGLILSCADGDHELLDFPSLTADYDIVLAHSLRGARAWGGRGLRVVPLMTEALDIALPADHRLAGRSYLTAGDVVDEPWIGVPIGFPFERILHDIEEAAGRRAAIFQRISDLRMVEGFVAAGLGVSLIPRSTSGGIDPSRVVLKPLRGVDAERDIVALLRPDTAERLAVRTVLEILRANAAEIEAAHAT; encoded by the coding sequence ATGGACGTACGTCGATTGGATCTCCTGCGCGAGCTGGCCGAGCGCGGCAGCATCACCGCCGTGGCGGCTGCGACGCATCGCACGCCCTCGGCCGTCTCGCAGCAGCTCAAGGTGCTCGAGCGCGAGGCAGGCCTTCCCCTCACCGAGCGCGTCGGCCGCGGCATCCAGTTGACCAGCGCCGGGCACGCCCTCGCCCGCAGCGCCGGCGACGTCGCGGTCGCGCTCGAGCGTGCGTCGGCCCTCTGGGACGAGTTCCGCAACCACCCCAGCGGCGAGGTGCGTCTCGCGACGTTCCCGTCGGCGGGGCAGGTGCTGCTGCCGGGGGTTCTGCACGAGGTGTCGCGCACGCCGGGGCTCATCCTGTCGTGCGCCGACGGAGATCATGAACTGCTGGACTTCCCCTCGCTCACCGCCGACTACGACATCGTGCTGGCCCACTCCCTCCGCGGCGCGCGCGCCTGGGGCGGTAGGGGGCTGCGGGTCGTGCCGCTCATGACCGAGGCGCTCGACATCGCGCTACCGGCCGACCACCGCCTCGCGGGCAGGAGCTATCTCACCGCCGGCGACGTCGTCGACGAGCCGTGGATCGGGGTGCCGATCGGCTTCCCCTTCGAACGCATCCTGCACGACATCGAGGAGGCCGCGGGGCGTCGTGCCGCCATCTTCCAGCGCATCAGCGATCTGCGGATGGTCGAGGGGTTCGTGGCGGCCGGCCTCGGTGTCTCCCTGATCCCCCGCTCCACCTCCGGCGGGATCGATCCGAGTCGCGTGGTGCTGAAGCCGCTGCGCGGAGTGGACGCGGAGCGCGACATCGTCGCGCTGCTTCGGCCCGACACCGCCGAACGTCTCGCCGTGCGCACGGTCCTCGAGATCCTGCGGGCGAACGCCGCCGAGATCGAGGCAGCTCACGCGACCTGA
- a CDS encoding ATP-dependent DNA ligase, protein MGKFIYDGLVKVDFEDRLLLHLQMVIAAKLRRGEAFNFTWKDDSSIGDGRTTVWVHPRCSIVYKFYGSRRPAVNRAWIEALAYTANSPTGLYIVPEPQSDQLRLDEVGVI, encoded by the coding sequence GTGGGAAAGTTCATCTATGACGGCCTCGTGAAGGTCGATTTCGAAGACCGTCTGCTGCTCCACCTGCAGATGGTGATCGCCGCGAAACTGCGGCGTGGCGAGGCGTTCAACTTCACCTGGAAAGACGACAGCAGCATCGGCGACGGCCGGACGACCGTGTGGGTGCACCCGCGGTGCTCCATCGTCTACAAGTTCTACGGCAGCCGCCGTCCGGCGGTGAACCGGGCGTGGATCGAGGCGTTGGCCTATACGGCCAACTCGCCGACCGGGCTATACATCGTCCCCGAACCGCAGAGCGACCAGCTCCGCCTCGACGAGGTGGGGGTCATCTGA
- a CDS encoding cation transporter: MTAQTARFGHSELPEHQREVLRQAIRLEWITIAFLVVSVTLVGLVLGNSQAMKAAWIEDLLSFLPPLAFLVAVRVSRALPTAKHPYGQHRSVGIGHLVAAVALMTMGTYLLVDSAIALILLEHPTIGTVEIFGATIWLGWLMIGVMALIALPPVFIGRAKMTLAEELHDKVLYADADMNKADWMTAVGSIVGVTGIGLGVWWLDGAAAMFIAGSILWDGLRNTGAAITDLMDARATTFDDAAPHPVAIAVDDYLRTLRWVDDAGSRVRDEGHVFHIEAFVVPRKGRMPSLDTLEDARTACIGLDWKVQDIVVVPVRKLPDVVDHRG; this comes from the coding sequence ATGACCGCCCAGACGGCGCGGTTCGGACACAGCGAGCTGCCCGAGCACCAGCGCGAGGTGCTTCGCCAGGCGATCCGGCTGGAGTGGATCACCATCGCCTTCCTCGTCGTATCGGTGACGCTGGTGGGGCTCGTCCTCGGCAACTCCCAGGCGATGAAGGCGGCGTGGATCGAAGACCTCCTATCGTTCCTGCCTCCTCTCGCGTTCCTCGTCGCGGTGCGCGTGAGCCGGGCGCTTCCGACTGCGAAGCACCCCTACGGCCAGCATCGCTCGGTGGGCATCGGGCACCTCGTGGCTGCGGTGGCGCTGATGACGATGGGCACCTACCTCCTGGTCGATTCGGCGATCGCCCTGATCCTCCTCGAGCACCCGACGATCGGGACGGTCGAGATCTTCGGGGCGACGATCTGGCTCGGCTGGCTCATGATCGGCGTGATGGCGCTCATCGCCCTTCCGCCGGTCTTCATCGGCCGCGCGAAGATGACGCTGGCCGAAGAACTGCACGACAAGGTGCTGTATGCCGATGCTGACATGAACAAAGCCGACTGGATGACCGCGGTCGGCTCGATCGTGGGGGTCACCGGCATCGGTCTCGGCGTATGGTGGCTGGACGGAGCCGCCGCCATGTTCATCGCAGGCAGCATCCTCTGGGACGGGCTGCGGAATACCGGCGCGGCGATTACCGATCTGATGGATGCCCGCGCCACGACCTTCGACGACGCGGCGCCGCATCCGGTGGCGATCGCGGTCGACGACTACCTCCGGACCCTCCGCTGGGTGGATGACGCGGGCAGCCGCGTCCGCGACGAGGGGCATGTGTTCCACATCGAGGCCTTCGTCGTTCCGCGAAAGGGGCGGATGCCCTCGCTCGACACGCTGGAGGACGCGCGCACGGCGTGCATCGGCCTCGACTGGAAGGTGCAGGACATCGTGGTGGTGCCGGTGCGGAAACTGCCCGACGTGGTCGACCACCGCGGGTGA
- the treS gene encoding maltose alpha-D-glucosyltransferase — protein MARDEYRPEDLYTGPIDLPLLHELDNDTSEPDTPEISYDEQRYPARPRRLRPRDNLRSGRVRRIATDPRTANGSNPSYVEWLVRQSMLKDADVLARQLSGQPSMWRNPYARPDARRAIATSDVWFTAYPISLITRPGQSFLAALGDDALWSAFERVGITAIHTGPVKRAGGIAGWLETPSVDGHFDRISTAIDSAFGTEEEFRALCDTADSHGGSIIDDIVPGHTGKGADFRLAEMGFKDYPGIYHMVEILEEDWALLPDVPDDVDSVNLDPATEHELAERGYIIGALQRVIFYTPGVKETNWSATAPVLGPDGVTRRWVYLHYFKQGQPSINWLDPTFAGMRLVIGDALHSLGDLGTSALRLDANGFLGVEKSAEGLPAWSEGHPLSHAANHIIAGMVRKVGGFTFQELNLTIEDIRDTGAVGADLSYDFIGRPGYHHALATGRTDFLRLALTSSLELGVQPVQLVHGLQNHDELTYELIHWATRHAEEEYRFRGREITGSDLAELVRAELTESLTGTADFNRVFTQNGIACTTTSLIAAARGAARLDDVTEADIPAIRDAHLLLCAYNAWQPGVFALSGWDLVGMLTVPAAQVADLIASGDTRWIERGAHDLLDVDPKATRSAAGMPRGRSLYGSLPAQLGNPGSFASRLSDIIELRRRHGIATATQVDVPQVAHAGMLVLVHRLDDGVPNADAPLQVTVLNFADEPVEGTVRSKQLARRSEVRDAATDEVIGHVDDLQSFTVSLPAYGGVFLLLEPGEPDEDEDPIG, from the coding sequence ATGGCGCGCGACGAGTACCGGCCGGAGGACCTCTACACCGGCCCGATCGACCTCCCCCTCCTGCACGAACTCGACAACGACACCTCCGAACCCGACACCCCCGAGATCAGCTACGACGAACAGCGCTACCCCGCGCGCCCGCGACGACTGCGGCCCCGCGACAACCTGCGTTCCGGCCGGGTGCGGCGCATCGCGACCGACCCGCGCACCGCGAACGGCAGCAACCCGTCGTACGTCGAGTGGCTTGTGCGGCAGTCGATGCTCAAGGATGCCGACGTGCTGGCCCGGCAGCTGTCGGGGCAGCCGTCGATGTGGCGGAACCCCTACGCCCGCCCCGACGCGCGGCGCGCGATCGCGACGAGCGACGTCTGGTTCACCGCCTACCCGATCTCGCTCATCACGCGGCCCGGGCAGTCGTTCCTCGCCGCCCTCGGCGACGACGCGCTGTGGTCGGCCTTCGAGCGCGTCGGGATCACGGCGATCCACACCGGCCCGGTCAAGCGCGCCGGCGGCATCGCCGGATGGCTCGAGACGCCGAGCGTCGACGGTCACTTCGATCGCATCAGCACCGCGATCGATTCGGCATTCGGCACCGAGGAGGAGTTCCGCGCCCTCTGCGACACCGCCGACAGTCACGGCGGCAGCATCATCGACGACATCGTGCCGGGGCACACCGGCAAGGGAGCCGACTTCCGCCTCGCCGAGATGGGCTTCAAGGACTACCCCGGGATCTACCACATGGTCGAGATCCTCGAAGAGGATTGGGCCCTCCTCCCCGACGTGCCCGACGACGTCGACAGCGTCAACCTCGACCCCGCGACCGAGCACGAGCTCGCCGAGCGCGGGTACATCATCGGCGCCCTGCAGCGGGTGATCTTCTACACCCCCGGGGTGAAGGAGACGAACTGGAGCGCGACCGCGCCGGTGCTCGGTCCCGACGGCGTCACCCGGCGCTGGGTGTACCTGCACTACTTCAAGCAGGGCCAGCCCTCCATCAACTGGCTCGACCCCACCTTCGCCGGTATGCGATTGGTGATCGGCGACGCCCTGCACTCCCTGGGCGACCTCGGCACCAGCGCCCTCCGCCTGGACGCCAACGGCTTCCTCGGCGTGGAGAAGAGCGCCGAGGGCCTCCCGGCCTGGTCGGAGGGCCACCCCCTCTCGCACGCGGCGAACCACATCATCGCCGGCATGGTGCGCAAGGTCGGCGGATTCACCTTCCAGGAGCTCAACCTCACCATCGAAGACATCCGCGACACCGGGGCGGTAGGAGCCGACCTCTCCTACGACTTCATCGGGCGACCCGGCTACCATCACGCACTGGCGACCGGACGCACCGACTTCCTGCGCCTCGCGCTCACCTCGTCCCTCGAGCTCGGGGTGCAGCCGGTGCAGCTCGTGCACGGGCTGCAGAATCACGACGAGCTCACCTACGAGCTGATCCACTGGGCGACCCGCCACGCGGAGGAGGAGTACCGCTTCCGCGGTCGCGAGATCACGGGCAGCGATCTCGCCGAGCTCGTGCGCGCCGAGCTCACCGAGAGCCTCACCGGCACGGCGGACTTCAACCGCGTGTTCACGCAGAACGGCATCGCCTGCACCACCACGTCGCTCATCGCCGCCGCCCGCGGCGCCGCGCGGCTCGACGACGTCACCGAAGCCGACATCCCCGCCATCCGCGACGCCCATCTGCTGCTCTGCGCCTACAACGCGTGGCAGCCGGGGGTCTTCGCGCTGTCGGGGTGGGATCTCGTCGGGATGCTGACCGTGCCCGCCGCCCAGGTCGCCGACCTCATCGCCTCGGGCGACACGCGCTGGATCGAGCGCGGAGCCCACGACCTGCTCGACGTCGACCCGAAGGCGACGCGCTCGGCCGCCGGGATGCCGCGGGGACGGTCGCTGTACGGCTCGCTTCCTGCCCAGCTGGGCAACCCGGGGTCGTTCGCCTCACGGCTGTCGGACATCATCGAGCTGCGCCGCCGCCACGGGATCGCGACCGCCACGCAGGTCGACGTGCCGCAGGTCGCTCACGCCGGCATGCTCGTGCTCGTGCACCGGCTCGACGACGGGGTGCCCAATGCCGACGCCCCGCTGCAGGTGACGGTGCTGAACTTCGCCGACGAACCTGTGGAGGGGACGGTCCGCTCGAAGCAGCTCGCGCGGCGCTCCGAGGTGCGCGACGCCGCCACCGACGAGGTGATCGGCCACGTCGACGACCTGCAGAGCTTCACGGTGTCGCTCCCCGCCTACGGCGGGGTGTTCCTCCTCCTCGAGCCGGGCGAGCCCGACGAGGACGAGGATCCGATCGGATGA